A single window of Paenibacillus sp. FSL H8-0537 DNA harbors:
- a CDS encoding ABC-F family ATP-binding cassette domain-containing protein, translated as MLLQVSNISKSYGVDPILSNITMQVLERERIGLVGVNGAGKSTLLKIIAGEISFDSGAIHKAKETRLGYLAQNSGLQSDRTIEAEMRAVFAHLLEAEQELRDLEQQIADPVLHEQPKRYEEVLDRYSRRSDWFREQGGFEINTRINSVLHGMGFGTFPPDTPIHTLSGGQKTRLALARILLQAPDLLMLDEPTNYLDIPTLTWLEGYLRSYSGAILVVSHDRYFLDALVQTIVEIERHSAKRYTGNYSRYIDLKAAEYESDLKQFEKQQDEISKMEQFIQRNIVRASTTKRAQSRRKALDKMDVLDKPLGDLKKANFTFQIERQTGKDVLQVSDLSVLFDEKNKPLFQHVSFRLQRGETVALIGPNGIGKSTLLKTIVGQRQPSSGTIVWGSNVKLGYYDQEHTGLNQTNTVLEEVWGLYPHMEESRIRTVLGSFLFSGEDVLKRISALSGGEKARVSLAKLMLAQANVLILDEPTNHLDLYSKEVLESALLDYEGTLLFISHDRYFLNKMAERIVELTPAGTEHFLGNYDEMIEKKHELEEARLEEEAKRTASSKATAPSDNVSDYALDKQAKREERSRQRKLEQVEADIAELEQAIADLELQLTDPAIFNDYMRIQDIQSQIDQKRTALSEAYEQWETLSE; from the coding sequence ATGCTGCTTCAAGTTTCTAATATAAGTAAAAGCTACGGTGTAGATCCCATATTGTCAAACATTACGATGCAGGTGCTTGAACGCGAGCGTATCGGACTCGTTGGCGTCAATGGCGCCGGCAAGTCCACGCTGTTAAAAATCATTGCGGGAGAGATTTCTTTCGACTCCGGTGCCATCCACAAGGCCAAGGAAACGCGGCTCGGCTACTTGGCTCAAAACAGCGGTTTGCAATCCGACCGCACCATTGAAGCCGAAATGCGCGCCGTATTTGCTCACTTGCTGGAGGCCGAGCAGGAGCTGCGCGATCTGGAGCAGCAAATTGCTGATCCCGTGCTGCATGAACAGCCAAAGCGTTATGAAGAGGTACTCGACCGCTATTCCCGCCGCTCTGACTGGTTTCGCGAGCAAGGCGGCTTTGAAATCAATACGCGCATCAACAGCGTTCTTCACGGCATGGGCTTTGGCACTTTTCCGCCAGATACACCTATCCATACGCTCAGCGGCGGTCAAAAGACGAGGCTGGCGCTCGCCCGTATTTTGCTTCAAGCTCCTGATTTGCTCATGCTCGATGAGCCCACCAACTATTTGGATATTCCGACGCTCACTTGGCTTGAAGGCTATTTGCGCAGCTATTCCGGCGCGATTCTTGTCGTCTCTCATGACCGATATTTCCTCGATGCGCTTGTGCAGACGATTGTCGAAATCGAACGGCATTCTGCTAAACGTTATACAGGAAACTACAGCCGATATATTGACCTGAAGGCTGCAGAATACGAAAGCGATCTAAAGCAGTTTGAGAAGCAACAGGACGAAATTTCCAAGATGGAGCAATTCATTCAGCGTAATATTGTCCGTGCCTCTACTACGAAACGCGCTCAAAGCCGCCGTAAAGCGCTCGACAAAATGGACGTGCTCGATAAACCACTGGGTGATTTAAAGAAAGCCAATTTCACGTTCCAAATTGAGCGTCAAACCGGCAAAGATGTTTTGCAGGTATCGGATTTATCCGTACTGTTTGACGAGAAAAACAAGCCCTTGTTCCAGCATGTCTCCTTCCGCTTGCAGCGTGGCGAGACGGTGGCTCTTATTGGACCTAACGGTATCGGCAAATCGACACTGCTCAAAACGATTGTCGGACAGCGCCAGCCTTCGAGCGGCACCATCGTCTGGGGGTCCAACGTCAAGCTCGGATATTACGACCAAGAACATACTGGACTTAATCAGACGAATACTGTATTGGAAGAAGTTTGGGGGCTCTACCCCCATATGGAGGAATCACGTATTCGAACTGTTCTTGGCAGCTTTCTATTTAGCGGCGAAGATGTGCTTAAACGCATTTCGGCGCTCAGTGGCGGCGAGAAAGCTCGTGTTTCGCTTGCCAAGCTCATGCTGGCTCAAGCCAATGTGCTCATTTTGGATGAGCCTACCAACCATTTGGACTTGTACAGCAAGGAAGTGCTGGAATCCGCTTTGCTCGATTATGAAGGCACGCTGCTCTTTATTTCTCATGACCGTTATTTCCTTAATAAAATGGCGGAGCGCATTGTCGAACTGACACCTGCGGGCACCGAACATTTCCTAGGAAATTATGACGAAATGATAGAGAAAAAGCATGAACTCGAAGAAGCACGGCTGGAGGAAGAAGCTAAGCGGACTGCTAGCAGTAAAGCGACTGCGCCTTCCGACAACGTTAGCGATTACGCGTTGGACAAGCAGGCAAAGCGTGAGGAACGCAGCCGTCAGCGCAAGCTGGAGCAGGTCGAAGCCGATATTGCCGAGCTAGAGCAAGCCATTGCGGATCTGGAGCTGCAACTGACAGACCCAGCTATTTTCAACGATTACATGCGTATACAGGACATCCAGTCACAAATCGACCAGAAGCGCACCGCATTAAGCGAAGCCTATGAGCAATGGGAAACGCTTAGTGAATAG
- a CDS encoding molybdopterin-binding protein, producing METKTVLKEVSVYDAIGLRLAHDLTRIVPGEFKGRIFKKGHIITEADIPNLLDIGKEHIYIMELAPGELHEDDAASRMAKALCGDGIWLSEPHEGKVSMKSELLGLVEVDEALVHAINSLGEIALATVKTNSVVKKDGQLAATRAIPLVVPESKVEEVERLAAEYRSAHEGAAPVRVKPFRKLRVGLLTTGGEVFGGRIEDKFGPAVRSKLEAFGSEVIEQRFAPDDKQVIVNEINYLLRQDYDMILVTGGMSVDPDDRTPGAIKASGAHIVSYGTPMLPGSMLLMGYLNEVPILGLPGCVMHDPFTSFDVLLARILAGHQIVKEDITQLGYGGLYGC from the coding sequence TTGGAAACCAAGACGGTGCTAAAGGAAGTATCCGTCTACGATGCCATTGGTTTGCGGCTGGCTCATGACCTCACCCGCATTGTACCGGGTGAGTTTAAAGGCCGGATTTTTAAAAAAGGCCATATTATAACCGAAGCTGACATTCCGAATCTGCTCGATATTGGCAAGGAGCATATTTACATTATGGAGCTTGCTCCTGGTGAGCTGCACGAGGATGATGCTGCAAGCAGGATGGCAAAGGCGCTTTGCGGAGACGGCATTTGGCTAAGCGAACCGCATGAAGGTAAAGTAAGCATGAAATCCGAGCTGCTTGGGCTTGTTGAGGTTGACGAAGCGCTGGTGCATGCCATTAATTCGCTCGGGGAAATTGCGCTTGCGACGGTAAAGACGAATAGCGTAGTGAAGAAGGATGGACAGCTTGCGGCTACTCGCGCTATTCCGCTTGTCGTGCCGGAATCCAAGGTAGAGGAAGTTGAGCGCTTGGCAGCAGAGTATCGCTCGGCACATGAGGGCGCAGCGCCCGTTCGTGTAAAGCCATTTCGCAAGCTGCGAGTTGGTCTGCTGACGACGGGCGGGGAAGTATTCGGCGGGAGGATCGAGGATAAATTCGGTCCCGCTGTCCGCAGCAAGCTGGAAGCCTTCGGCTCAGAGGTCATCGAGCAGCGTTTTGCTCCCGACGACAAGCAGGTGATTGTTAATGAAATTAACTATTTGCTTAGGCAAGATTATGATATGATATTGGTAACAGGCGGAATGTCTGTCGATCCTGACGACCGCACACCAGGGGCAATTAAGGCGTCGGGTGCACACATCGTTAGCTATGGAACGCCAATGCTGCCTGGATCCATGCTGTTAATGGGTTATTTGAACGAAGTGCCAATACTCGGCTTACCGGGATGCGTCATGCATGACCCGTTTACTTCATTCGATGTCCTGCTGGCACGCATACTTGCTGGGCATCAAATTGTGAAGGAAGATATTACACAGCTCGGTTATGGCGGTTTGTACGGATGCTGA
- the tatC gene encoding twin-arginine translocase subunit TatC: MGIRQDEATEQPFNRERLREEGLMPLLEHVGELRKRIFYMLLVILVGLIAGLFVAKPAYDFIMSLEPARSLPMHTFSLWDGVGVYMKFALVIALIITIPFTAYQLWAFVKPALHVKEQRATLKYIPFALLMFLVGLSFSYFVVFPLAFHFTRNISDSLDLVETFGIIQYFTFMFNILIPISLLFELPLVIMFLTAIRILNPIRLRKMRRISYFIMIFIGVLVTPPDFVSDALVAIPLLGLYEMSVFLSAAIYRRQLAADKLREEEMNEEAS; encoded by the coding sequence ATGGGAATCAGGCAAGACGAAGCTACTGAGCAACCCTTTAATCGCGAACGGCTGCGTGAGGAAGGCCTGATGCCGCTGCTGGAGCATGTCGGAGAGCTTCGCAAACGGATTTTTTATATGCTGCTCGTTATCTTGGTGGGCCTCATTGCCGGTTTGTTTGTGGCGAAGCCTGCTTATGATTTCATTATGAGCCTTGAGCCAGCGCGCTCTCTGCCGATGCATACGTTCTCCTTGTGGGACGGGGTCGGCGTCTATATGAAATTCGCGCTCGTCATAGCGCTTATTATTACGATTCCATTTACCGCGTATCAGCTATGGGCTTTCGTAAAGCCAGCTTTGCATGTCAAGGAACAGCGGGCGACGCTTAAATATATTCCATTCGCTTTATTGATGTTTTTGGTAGGGCTGTCGTTTTCTTATTTTGTCGTTTTTCCACTCGCGTTTCATTTCACCAGAAATATTTCGGACAGTTTGGACTTGGTGGAGACGTTCGGAATTATTCAATATTTCACCTTTATGTTTAATATATTGATTCCCATTTCGCTGTTATTTGAGCTGCCGCTGGTCATTATGTTTTTGACCGCAATCCGGATTTTGAATCCGATCCGTTTGCGCAAAATGCGCCGCATTTCTTATTTCATTATGATTTTTATTGGGGTCTTAGTGACGCCGCCCGATTTTGTATCGGATGCGCTCGTGGCCATCCCATTACTCGGTTTATATGAAATGAGCGTTTTCCTGTCCGCTGCAATATACCGCAGGCAGCTTGCTGCAGACAAGCTGCGGGAAGAGGAAATGAACGAAGAAGCCTCATAG
- a CDS encoding response regulator transcription factor produces the protein MIRILLVDDHPSVGEGTKTMIEQDPEMKVTVVLSAMEALDAISNEGFDIILCDLNMPGISGLELAKRLIQQDPDRKVLIYTGYEISTHYNLLIECGVSGFISKTVSREQLHNAIRCAMRGEAVIPISLLKQLRRNEVKITRAEKVIEEVSIKERDQDILQQVAYGNSNKDIAIKLHMSQRTVEYHLTRIFEKLNVRSRSEAIAEAKRLGIIRLEQFVP, from the coding sequence GTGATTCGTATCTTATTAGTTGATGATCATCCATCTGTCGGAGAAGGCACCAAAACGATGATTGAACAAGATCCCGAAATGAAGGTGACGGTTGTATTATCGGCCATGGAAGCGCTGGATGCGATTAGCAACGAAGGATTTGACATTATTTTATGTGACTTGAACATGCCAGGCATAAGCGGTCTTGAGCTTGCAAAACGTTTGATTCAGCAAGATCCGGATCGCAAAGTGCTCATATATACTGGTTATGAAATTAGTACGCACTATAATTTATTGATAGAATGCGGCGTTTCCGGCTTTATCTCTAAGACGGTCTCGCGAGAACAGCTGCATAACGCCATTCGATGCGCTATGCGAGGGGAAGCGGTTATTCCGATTTCACTGCTCAAGCAGCTGCGGCGCAACGAAGTCAAAATTACGCGTGCTGAGAAAGTAATTGAAGAAGTATCGATTAAAGAACGCGATCAGGATATTTTGCAGCAGGTCGCGTACGGCAATAGCAACAAAGATATTGCCATTAAGCTGCATATGAGTCAGCGTACTGTAGAGTACCATCTAACCCGGATTTTTGAAAAGCTTAACGTTAGGTCCCGATCGGAAGCGATCGCAGAGGCAAAACGGCTTGGCATTATCCGACTTGAGCAATTTGTCCCTTGA
- a CDS encoding 5-formyltetrahydrofolate cyclo-ligase yields MTDNEKSQIKAEKQRIRADAAKARDRLSKQDRTLRSELACSALSVWLEEHPEQREIMCYVPFRSELDMWPLMEWAWSTGREVIVPRCHPLDRSMTLYRLQSPADLMEGAYGIREPDPAKCEELPQGHVPGIIIVPGIQFDRIGGRMGYGGGYYDRFAERAGETGKRAMWIGAAFEVQVAEQVPMQEHDLKMNGIVTESGIHLL; encoded by the coding sequence ATGACGGACAATGAAAAATCGCAAATAAAGGCGGAAAAACAGCGTATTCGAGCGGATGCTGCTAAAGCTCGCGATCGCTTGTCCAAGCAGGATCGGACATTACGGTCTGAGCTTGCTTGCAGCGCATTAAGCGTATGGCTGGAAGAACATCCGGAGCAGCGCGAAATCATGTGTTATGTTCCATTTCGCTCTGAGCTGGACATGTGGCCGCTAATGGAATGGGCGTGGTCAACCGGGCGTGAGGTAATCGTACCCCGTTGTCACCCGCTTGATCGCTCGATGACACTGTACCGGCTGCAATCGCCAGCGGATTTAATGGAGGGTGCATATGGAATCCGTGAGCCTGACCCGGCGAAATGCGAGGAGCTTCCGCAGGGGCATGTGCCAGGCATCATCATCGTCCCAGGCATTCAGTTTGACCGCATAGGCGGACGAATGGGCTATGGCGGAGGTTATTATGACCGATTTGCGGAGCGGGCAGGAGAGACCGGGAAGCGCGCGATGTGGATTGGCGCAGCTTTCGAGGTGCAGGTTGCAGAGCAGGTTCCGATGCAGGAGCATGATTTGAAGATGAACGGAATCGTAACGGAATCCGGGATTCATTTGCTATAG
- a CDS encoding MogA/MoaB family molybdenum cofactor biosynthesis protein yields MQWKVAILTASDKGSRGEREDTSAQVIRELVEEELGGVIVDYRIVPDEQDEIMAAIIEMTEYYQADLLLTTGGTGLAIRDVTPDATLRVVDRVIPGLSEAMRFGAIQKTRSAMLSRGVCGIRGKSLIVNLPGSPKGVHESLMAIMDQLPQALEIISGTQGEDVL; encoded by the coding sequence ATGCAGTGGAAAGTGGCTATTTTGACGGCTAGTGATAAAGGCTCGCGCGGTGAACGTGAAGATACAAGCGCACAAGTTATCAGGGAGCTGGTAGAGGAAGAGCTTGGCGGCGTAATTGTCGATTATCGCATCGTTCCGGATGAGCAGGATGAAATTATGGCAGCCATCATTGAGATGACCGAATATTATCAAGCGGATTTATTGCTGACGACAGGAGGGACAGGACTTGCGATTCGTGATGTGACGCCCGATGCAACATTGCGGGTGGTCGATCGGGTTATTCCAGGTCTTTCAGAAGCGATGAGGTTTGGCGCTATTCAAAAGACGAGAAGCGCCATGCTGTCCCGAGGTGTATGCGGCATCCGTGGCAAGTCGCTGATTGTTAATTTGCCGGGTAGCCCGAAAGGTGTCCATGAAAGCTTAATGGCCATTATGGATCAACTGCCTCAAGCCCTTGAGATTATTTCCGGTACACAGGGAGAGGACGTATTATGA
- the moaC gene encoding cyclic pyranopterin monophosphate synthase MoaC has protein sequence MGLTHFNEQGRAKMVDVSDKDVTSRSATAQTTVTMHSETLERIKAGTIGKGDVLAVSQVAAIMAAKKTSDVIPMCHPLPLTGVDVRFDDNGADELYIQATVKTTGKTGVEMEALTAVSIAALTVYDMCKAIQKDMVIGPTHLVAKTGGKNGDYQFQAEADSIEK, from the coding sequence GTGGGATTGACGCATTTTAACGAGCAGGGCAGGGCCAAAATGGTGGATGTAAGCGATAAGGACGTGACGTCTCGCAGTGCTACAGCACAGACGACCGTTACGATGCACAGCGAGACGTTAGAACGGATTAAAGCGGGAACGATAGGCAAAGGCGATGTGCTGGCCGTATCACAGGTTGCAGCCATTATGGCCGCGAAAAAAACATCGGACGTCATTCCGATGTGCCATCCGCTTCCTTTGACTGGCGTGGATGTGCGCTTTGATGACAATGGTGCAGATGAGTTATACATACAGGCAACCGTGAAAACAACAGGTAAAACAGGGGTCGAAATGGAGGCGCTGACAGCAGTTTCGATCGCCGCTCTTACCGTTTACGATATGTGCAAAGCAATTCAGAAGGATATGGTGATTGGCCCGACACATCTTGTTGCAAAGACCGGTGGCAAAAACGGCGATTACCAGTTTCAAGCGGAAGCAGACTCGATAGAAAAATAA
- a CDS encoding TetR family transcriptional regulator translates to MKAADIDVKMRILLAAKKLFAAQGFDRTSVRQICEEAGANVALISYYFGGKDNLFFALFEAFFPSRGIASIAQDMEPLEGMKLVIRELLTFRYQDAELSYIIQCEFALHTPRIEMIQERVLPLWQLIHQWLLKGREQGVFEFHSIHTAFTAVSSTLLFPKGNIHMLVLMGEDTSTLEERIADTTAFILKALKPSEQAE, encoded by the coding sequence ATGAAAGCTGCGGATATCGATGTGAAAATGAGAATTTTGCTGGCAGCGAAAAAGCTGTTTGCCGCTCAAGGCTTTGACAGGACATCCGTCCGGCAAATTTGTGAGGAAGCGGGCGCGAATGTGGCGCTGATCTCTTATTATTTTGGCGGGAAAGATAATTTGTTTTTCGCACTGTTTGAAGCTTTTTTTCCTAGCAGGGGCATCGCTTCTATCGCTCAGGATATGGAACCGCTTGAAGGCATGAAGCTCGTTATTCGGGAGCTGCTCACCTTTCGTTATCAGGATGCTGAGCTATCCTACATCATTCAATGCGAGTTTGCGCTGCATACACCGCGGATTGAAATGATTCAGGAGCGCGTCCTGCCGCTCTGGCAGCTGATACATCAATGGCTGCTGAAGGGGCGTGAGCAGGGAGTGTTTGAATTCCATTCCATTCATACGGCTTTTACGGCGGTCAGCTCAACCCTGCTTTTTCCGAAAGGAAATATCCACATGCTGGTGCTTATGGGCGAGGATACGTCTACGCTGGAGGAGCGGATTGCGGATACGACGGCTTTTATTCTCAAAGCGTTAAAGCCTTCGGAGCAAGCTGAATAA
- a CDS encoding ABC transporter permease, producing MKNTIQAFMKRPTTIVGIITALMFQIVFSVIWMTGYNGVTDRIDKLHIAVVNEDQQFGAQIAGSLVGNLPFQMSQPASLEDAKQQLNARELQMIIYFPADFSQKAMAADGKADIGYFINESNPALIKSIMSNVAAEVTKEANAQAIEQGIAGTLGKAGVPAEQAEVAGQSLAQRITANIESMNPVKGMSNQMVPMMMVLASYVGAMIMGMNLEQSSMMVSAVAGRWKRFAARSMITAGAAIGVSLVGSSLLAAFNGQMEQGFLKLWLFQLMFVLAFMFVSQMFLYVFGMAGMLFNIIALSAQLVSSGAIVPRELLPDFYVKLGEALPATYAVEGLMNVLFGGKGIGSEVVALAIIAIIGFVISMAAVGLKKQLAPKPGQMAMKSN from the coding sequence ATGAAAAACACGATTCAAGCTTTTATGAAGCGTCCAACAACAATTGTTGGTATTATTACAGCGCTTATGTTTCAAATTGTATTTTCAGTTATATGGATGACAGGTTATAATGGAGTGACCGATCGTATTGATAAACTGCATATTGCAGTAGTCAATGAAGATCAACAGTTCGGCGCGCAAATCGCAGGTTCTTTAGTCGGCAATTTGCCCTTTCAAATGTCGCAGCCTGCAAGTCTTGAGGATGCGAAGCAGCAGCTTAACGCACGTGAGCTGCAAATGATTATTTATTTCCCTGCTGATTTTTCGCAAAAGGCGATGGCGGCAGATGGCAAAGCGGATATTGGCTATTTTATCAATGAATCCAACCCTGCTTTAATTAAGAGCATTATGAGCAATGTTGCCGCAGAGGTAACGAAGGAAGCCAATGCACAGGCGATAGAGCAAGGCATCGCAGGTACGCTTGGCAAGGCAGGCGTTCCGGCGGAGCAGGCGGAGGTTGCTGGCCAAAGCTTAGCGCAGCGTATTACGGCAAACATTGAATCAATGAACCCGGTCAAAGGCATGAGCAATCAAATGGTTCCGATGATGATGGTGCTCGCTTCTTATGTTGGCGCGATGATTATGGGGATGAACCTGGAGCAATCATCGATGATGGTTAGTGCTGTAGCAGGTCGCTGGAAGCGTTTTGCAGCTCGAAGCATGATTACGGCAGGTGCGGCAATTGGCGTATCTCTTGTAGGCTCTTCTTTGCTCGCTGCATTTAATGGACAAATGGAGCAGGGTTTCTTGAAGCTTTGGCTGTTCCAGCTCATGTTCGTGCTTGCGTTTATGTTTGTCTCTCAAATGTTCTTATATGTATTTGGCATGGCTGGCATGCTGTTTAATATTATTGCACTGTCCGCGCAGCTCGTTTCATCTGGTGCGATTGTGCCGCGTGAGCTGCTGCCGGATTTTTATGTGAAGCTTGGAGAGGCGCTTCCTGCAACTTATGCAGTTGAGGGGCTAATGAATGTGCTGTTCGGTGGTAAAGGGATTGGAAGCGAGGTTGTGGCACTGGCTATTATTGCGATCATCGGATTTGTGATCAGCATGGCAGCGGTTGGCTTGAAGAAGCAGCTTGCGCCGAAGCCGGGGCAAATGGCAATGAAGTCAAACTAA
- the tatA gene encoding twin-arginine translocase TatA/TatE family subunit has protein sequence MPSIGATGIILLVLVALLLFGPNKLPELGRAFGRTLKEFKAGARDVMDDEPKDKEEKRIDVSKSDNTESNNKRLPD, from the coding sequence ATGCCATCTATTGGTGCAACGGGAATTATTTTGCTGGTGCTAGTGGCCCTGCTGTTGTTTGGTCCTAACAAGCTGCCTGAATTGGGCAGAGCTTTCGGTCGGACGCTTAAGGAGTTTAAAGCGGGTGCAAGAGATGTAATGGATGACGAGCCAAAGGACAAAGAGGAGAAACGGATCGACGTTTCCAAATCAGACAATACTGAGTCGAATAACAAGCGGCTGCCGGATTAA
- a CDS encoding MFS transporter, with product MSTNQAAIRPTNVAATTFFPILFAASSVHLLNDTIQAIVPALYPVLKDSFSLTFSQIGLITLIINLTAAILQPLIGIFTDKRPIPRLLPIGVLFTLAGVLVLSFSAYYWMILVAVMLIGVGSAIFHPESARVAYLAGGARKGLAQSIFQFGGNIGQALAPIMTALLFVHTGQKGVVWFSLLLVVGFMLQSYVARWYTKHLKAEKERKGTVQNYPFARSGLSKTRVAFAVTIIMILVFSKYVYISALTSYYSFYAIEKFGVSTSQAQMILFVFLVANVIGLLFGGMLADKFSRRALIWFSILGTAPFSLALPYANLTFSVILIFFAGLILASAFSIIMVYTNELLPGKVGLVSGIFFGLAFGLGGAGSAILGNLADATSIVFVIQCCSYLPLLGLFTVFLPSDKKNKPLQA from the coding sequence ATGTCAACCAATCAAGCTGCTATTCGGCCGACCAATGTGGCGGCCACTACTTTTTTTCCGATTTTGTTTGCTGCAAGCTCGGTACATTTGCTCAATGATACGATTCAAGCGATTGTGCCTGCACTGTATCCGGTGCTTAAAGATTCTTTTTCATTAACCTTTTCGCAAATTGGTCTTATTACTTTAATCATTAATTTGACGGCAGCGATTTTACAGCCACTTATTGGCATTTTCACCGATAAACGGCCGATTCCAAGGCTGCTGCCGATCGGTGTTCTTTTCACCCTTGCGGGTGTGCTGGTGCTGTCCTTCTCGGCGTATTATTGGATGATCCTCGTTGCGGTTATGCTGATTGGGGTCGGGTCAGCGATATTTCATCCGGAATCGGCGCGGGTAGCTTATTTGGCAGGCGGGGCACGCAAAGGACTTGCGCAATCGATTTTTCAGTTTGGCGGAAATATTGGACAAGCGCTTGCTCCGATCATGACGGCGTTGCTGTTCGTACATACGGGGCAAAAGGGTGTCGTTTGGTTTTCCCTGCTGCTCGTTGTCGGTTTCATGCTGCAAAGCTACGTCGCCAGATGGTATACGAAGCACTTGAAGGCCGAGAAGGAGCGCAAGGGGACGGTGCAAAATTATCCGTTTGCAAGAAGCGGCCTCTCTAAGACAAGAGTAGCGTTTGCGGTTACGATTATAATGATTTTGGTCTTTTCTAAATATGTTTATATTTCAGCGTTAACGAGCTATTATTCTTTTTATGCCATAGAAAAATTCGGGGTATCGACCAGCCAGGCGCAAATGATTCTGTTCGTATTCCTGGTTGCCAACGTTATTGGGCTGCTGTTCGGCGGCATGCTAGCGGATAAATTCAGCCGCCGTGCGCTGATCTGGTTTTCGATTTTGGGGACGGCTCCCTTTTCACTCGCCCTGCCGTATGCGAATTTAACGTTTTCCGTCATCTTGATCTTTTTTGCGGGGTTGATTTTGGCTTCGGCGTTCTCGATCATTATGGTGTATACGAACGAGCTTCTGCCAGGGAAGGTCGGGCTCGTATCAGGCATTTTCTTCGGCCTTGCTTTCGGGCTTGGCGGAGCGGGCTCGGCCATTCTTGGCAATCTTGCTGATGCGACAAGCATTGTGTTCGTTATCCAGTGCTGCTCGTATTTGCCGCTGCTGGGGCTGTTCACCGTATTTCTCCCCTCCGACAAAAAGAATAAGCCGCTGCAAGCGTAA
- a CDS encoding GntR family transcriptional regulator yields the protein MPIPTNYSSPLRISAKDRALAQLQKWIIEGTLQPGEKLIDAELADALGVSRTPIREALQLLEVQGLVQMMPSKETRVTMIEEEDMPKLYAPLVALNALAAELAVPHIQPEHIARLNELNAQFAKCIQENKPYEAIEYDEEFHNVILELADNAYIQSFTSSLQMHLRRYKYLFIKQPTFIAQVGVKEHQAIIDALEARDAEAAYLMMKKNVSIHT from the coding sequence ATGCCGATACCGACTAATTATTCCTCGCCGCTAAGAATATCTGCGAAGGACAGAGCTTTAGCTCAGCTCCAGAAATGGATTATAGAAGGCACGCTTCAGCCTGGAGAAAAGCTGATTGATGCTGAGCTTGCAGATGCACTTGGCGTCAGCCGGACGCCGATTCGCGAAGCGCTGCAATTGCTTGAAGTACAAGGGCTTGTGCAAATGATGCCCAGTAAGGAAACAAGAGTGACGATGATTGAAGAAGAGGATATGCCTAAGCTTTATGCGCCGCTTGTTGCGCTGAATGCTCTCGCGGCAGAGCTTGCAGTGCCGCATATTCAGCCGGAGCATATAGCCCGCCTTAACGAGCTGAACGCCCAGTTTGCGAAATGCATTCAGGAGAATAAACCATATGAAGCGATCGAATATGATGAGGAATTCCATAATGTCATTTTGGAGCTGGCGGATAATGCCTATATTCAATCATTCACCTCCTCGCTGCAAATGCACCTTCGCCGCTATAAGTATTTATTTATTAAACAGCCTACTTTCATTGCCCAGGTAGGTGTCAAGGAGCATCAGGCGATCATTGACGCGCTGGAAGCCCGCGATGCGGAAGCCGCTTACCTGATGATGAAGAAAAATGTGAGCATCCATACTTAG